One window of Quercus robur chromosome 12, dhQueRobu3.1, whole genome shotgun sequence genomic DNA carries:
- the LOC126709795 gene encoding protein DETOXIFICATION 48, whose translation MCNPKSFSPSSLLSQMKTHTINLNQSMDLQPDDQELHRWPTLSEALEEIKAIGKISGPTTITGLLLYSRAMISMLFLGYLGELELAGGSLSIGFANITGYSVISGLAMGMEPICGQAYGAKQWKLLGLTLQRTVLLLLSTSIPISFMWLNMKRILLWCGQDQEISSVAHTFILFSIPDLFFLSLLHPLRIYLRTQNVTLPLTYCSAISVLLHVPINFVLVVHFKMGIAGVAIAMVWTNLNLFLLLSSFVYFSSVYKDSWVCPSMDCLRGWSSLLALAIPTCISVCLEWWWYEFMIMLCGLLANPKATISSMGILIQTTSLVYVFPSALSLGVSTRVGNELGANRPAKARISMIVSLVCAVALGLAAMLFTTLMRHQWGRFFTTDTEILDLTAIALPIAGLCELGNCPQTTGCGVLRGSARPTIGANINLGSFYLVGMPVAIFMGFVAKMGFAGLWLGLLAAQASCALLMLYVLCNTDWMVQVERARELTRTCTMSSTPLPISSTISESNTKKSNNKANLEEVLCVSDELVKPTSLETDPLISTTTTT comes from the exons ATGTGTAACCCAAAGTCATTTTCTCCATCCTCATTGCTCTCTCAAATGAAAACCCATACCATAAATCTCAACCAATCCATGGATCTCCAGCCAGATGATCAAGAACTTCATAGGTGGCCAACTCTTTCTGAG GCCTTGGAAGAAATCAAAGCCATAGGGAAGATCTCAGGCCCAACAACCATCACAGGTCTACTTCTTTATTCAAGAGCCATGATCTCCATGCTTTTCCTTGGCTATCTCGGAGAGCTTGAGCTAGCTGGAGGGTCTCTCTCTATTGGCTTTGCCAACATCACTGGCTACTCCGTGATCTCAGGTTTGGCCATGGGAATGGAACCGATATGTGGACAAGCTTATGGCGCAAAACAATGGAAACTTCTTGGCTTAACTTTACAAAGGACAGTGCTTCTCCTTTTGTCAACCTCCATTCCCATCTCTTTCATGTGGCTAAACATGAAAAGAATCCTCCTTTGGTGTGGCCAAGACCAAGAAATATCTTCGGTAGCCCATACTTTCATTCTCTTTTCCATTCCtgaccttttctttctttcacttcTTCACCCTCTTCGAATCTATCTCAGGACTCAAAACGTCACATTACCTTTAACCTATTGTTCAGCTATCTCTGTTCTTCTTCATGTCCCTATAAATTTCGTTCTAGTGGTCCATTTCAAGATGGGTATTGCTGGGGTTGCAATAGCAATGGTTTGGACTAATCTCaatctctttcttttactttcttcctTTGTATATTTCTCCAGTGTGTATAAGGACTCGTGGGTGTGTCCCAGCATGGATTGCCTTCGGGGTTGGTCATCTTTGCTGGCCTTAGCAATTCCAACTTGTATTTCGGTTTGCCTTGAATGGTGGTGGTATGAATTCATGATAATGCTGTGTGGACTTCTAGCTAACCCAAAAGCCACTATTTCTTCAATGGGAATCCTTATCCAAACAACCTCTTTAGTCTACGTTTTCCCTTCAGCTCTTAGTCTTGGAGTTTCAACAAGAGTTGGGAATGAACTAGGCGCTAATCGCCCAGCTAAAGCTCGCATTTCCATGATTGTCTCGCTTGTTTGTGCAGTGGCTTTAGGCCTAGCGGCCATGTTGTTCACAACCTTAATGAGACACCAATGGGGTCGGTTCTTTACAACCGATACTGAGATTCTAGACCTTACTGCAATAGCATTGCCAATAGCAGGGCTATGTGAGCTTGGAAATTGCCCACAAACCACTGGTTGTGGAGTTTTAAGAGGGAGTGCTAGGCCTACTATTGGAGCAAACATCAATTTGGGGTCATTTTATTTGGTGGGAATGCCTGTGGCTATTTTCATGGGGTTTGTGGCTAAAATGGGGTTCGCAGGGCTCTGGCTAGGCTTGCTTGCAGCGCAGGCTTCTTGTGCTCTTCTCATGCTATATGTTCTTTGCAATACAGATTGGATGGTTCAAGTAGAGAGAGCAAGAGAACTCACACGAACTTGTACTATGTCTTCTACTCCCTTGCCAATTTCATCAACAATATCAGAGTCTAACACTAAGAAATCAAATAACAAGGCTAATCTTGAAGAGGTATTGTGCGTTAGTGATGAGCTTGTGAAGCCAACCTCACTTGAAACAGACCCTCTCAtatctactactactactacttgA